One Kineosporiaceae bacterium DNA segment encodes these proteins:
- a CDS encoding laminin G gives MAITASPDGRRIYVGGDFTQVNGKIRNRLAVFSAATGELLTDFQPGVNGTVRALQTIGDVVYAGGLFTSTGGNPRNRLAAFSATNGALLTCAGGEPGGAVAAGVAG, from the coding sequence GTGGCGATCACGGCGTCCCCGGATGGTCGTCGGATCTATGTGGGTGGTGATTTCACCCAGGTGAACGGGAAAATCCGTAACCGGTTGGCGGTGTTCAGTGCCGCGACGGGTGAGTTGTTGACGGATTTCCAGCCGGGGGTGAACGGGACCGTTCGGGCGCTGCAGACCATCGGTGACGTGGTCTATGCGGGTGGACTGTTCACCTCGACCGGTGGCAATCCGCGCAACCGGTTGGCGGCGTTCTCGGCCACGAACGGTGCGTTGTTGACGTGCGCCGGTGGCGAACCTGGGGGTGCGGTCGCTGCTGGCGTTGCCGGCT